A genomic window from Prunus persica cultivar Lovell chromosome G2, Prunus_persica_NCBIv2, whole genome shotgun sequence includes:
- the LOC18786599 gene encoding uncharacterized protein LOC18786599 gives MAGLPTSSFKANTGSAAAEDPKLGHTKQIRSHEVAIAELNALSPSRAVYQKNGNLFFRTTIQKATASEQKQIDLAKASLGKLNSS, from the exons ATGGCCGGCCTTCCTACGTCGTCGTTTAAGGCAAATACCGGTAGTGCCGCCGCAGAAGACCCCAAACTCGGTCACACGAAGCAGATACGGAGCCACGAGGTTGCAATTGCAGAGCTCAATGCTCTTTCACCGTCTCgg GCTGTCTATCAGAAGAATGGGAACTTGTTTTTCCGTACAACAATCCAGAAAGCAACAGCATCTGAACAAA AACAAATTGATTTGGCTAAAGCAAGCCTAGGAAAGCTGAATTCTTCTTGA
- the LOC18787164 gene encoding tubulin gamma-1 chain — protein MPREIITLQVGQCGNQIGMEFWKQLCLEHGISKDGILEDFATQGGDRKDVFFYQADDQHYIPRALLIDLEPRVINGIQNSEYRNLYNHENIFVSDHGGGAGNNWASGYDQGKGVEEAIMDMIDREADGSDSLEGFVLCHSIAGGTGSGMGSYLLETLNDRYSKKLVQTYSVFPNQMETSDVVVQPYNSLLTLKRLTLNADCVVVLDNTALNRIAVERLHLSNPTFAQTNSLVSTVMSASTTTLRYPGYMNNDLVGLLASLIPTPRCHFLMTGYTPLTVERQANVIRKTTVLDVMRRLLQTKNIMVSSYARTKEASQAKYISILNIIQGEVDPTQVHESLQRIRERKLVNFIEWGPASIQVALSRKSPYVQTAHRVSGLMLASHTSIRHLFSKCLSQYMMLRKKQAFLDNYRKFPMFAENDLSEFDESREILESLVEEYKACESPDYIKWGMEDPDHVLTGEGNAAGTVDPKLAV, from the exons ATGCCGAGAGAGATAATCACATTGCAGGTCGGACAATGCGGGAACCAGATAGGCATGGAGTTCTGGAAGCAGCTCTGCCTCGAGCATGGAATCAGCAAAGACGGAATTCTCGAGGACTTTGCCACTCAG GGTGGTGACCGGAAAGATGTGTTTTTCTATCAAGCTGATGATCAGCACTACATACCGCGAGCTTTGCTGATCGACCTGGAGCCTAGAGTAATTAACGGTATTCAAAACAGCGAATATCGAAATCTCTATAATCATGAAAACATCTTTGTTTCGGATCATGGAGGTGGGGCAGGAAATAATTGGGCCAGTGGATATGATCAG GGAAAGGGTGTTGAAGAGGCTATAATGGACATGATTGATAGAGAAGCTGATGGGAGTGACAGTCTTGAAGGATTTGTTCTGTGCCATTCTATTGCTGGAGGAACAGGCTCag GCATGGGTTCCTATCTGTTGGAGACTTTGAATGATCGATACAGCAAAAAACTGGTTCAGACATACAGTGTATTTCCTAACCAGATGGAAACAAGTGATGTGGTGGTCCAGCCCTATAACTCACTTTTGACGCTTAAACGACTAACGCTTAATGCTGATTGTGTTGTGGTCCTTGATAACACCGCCTTGAATAGAATTGCTGTTGAGCGTCTTCATTTATCAAATCCAACCTTTGCTCAAACAAATTCTTTGGTTTCTACTGTAATGTCTGCCAGCACAACCACTCTGAGGTATCCAGGGTACATGAACAATGATTTGGTTGGTCTTCTTGCATCTTTAATTCCAACACCAAGATGCCATTTTCTAATGACAGGGTATACACCCCTCACAGTTGAGCGCCAG GCCAATGTGATTCGCAAAACCACTGTACttgatgttatgagaagactTCTGCAG acaaaaaatataatggtTTCCTCATATGCTCGAACAAAAGAAGCTAGTCAAGCGAAGTACATCTCAATATTAAACATCATTCAAGGAGAAGTTGACCCTACTCAG GTTCATGAAAGTTTGCAGAGGATACGTGAAAGAAAGCTCGTTAACTTTATTGAATGGGGCCCTGCAAGCATTCAG GTTGCTTTGTCTAGAAAGTCTCCATATGTGCAAACAGCCCATAGG GTCAGTGGTCTTATGCTGGCAAGCCATACTAGTATTCGCCATCTTTTCAGTAAGTGTTTGAGCCAGTATATGATGTTAAGAAAGAAGCAAGCCTTTCTTGACAACTATCGGAAGTTTCCAATGTTTGCT GAGAATGACCTTTCGGAATTTGACGAATCAAGAGAGATACTTGAGAGTTTGGTTGAGGAATATAAGGCCTGTGAGTCCCCAGATTACATCAAATGGGGAATGGAG GATCCAGACCACGTTCTTACAGGAGAAGGCAATGCAGCAGGAACAGTGGACCCAAAATTGGCAGTATGA